In a single window of the Leptospira harrisiae genome:
- the lmtA gene encoding lipid A Kdo2 1-phosphate O-methyltransferase, whose amino-acid sequence MALIEELNQQGNFLFRWRSYIPGVILFLSLLYLPYVPYFQGNYDSNLYWLSGAFLVSFAGLFVRCFTIGYTPKNTSGRNTKQQVADVVNQSGIYSLVRHPLYVGNFLMYLGPVFILRDFAFALVYIMFFYLYYERIIFAEEYFLRGKFAKGYLEWADKTPAFIPRLSGYKKPNLDFSFRNIWKREYPSLFGIIVVFTVFDLIQVYFQEPTLRAVDITGIWKPFHTWFFGFGLIFYVVTRLIVKTTKLLEVEGR is encoded by the coding sequence ATGGCACTTATAGAAGAACTCAACCAACAAGGCAACTTTCTCTTCCGATGGCGCTCCTACATCCCAGGAGTCATTCTATTTCTTTCCTTACTGTATCTACCGTATGTCCCTTATTTTCAGGGGAACTACGATTCCAATTTGTATTGGTTATCGGGTGCATTTTTAGTCAGTTTTGCGGGACTTTTTGTTAGATGTTTTACGATTGGATACACTCCCAAAAATACTTCCGGTAGGAATACCAAACAACAAGTGGCAGATGTCGTAAACCAATCAGGGATTTATTCCTTAGTTAGACATCCGTTATATGTAGGGAATTTTCTGATGTATCTTGGCCCGGTTTTTATCCTGAGGGATTTTGCTTTTGCACTGGTATACATTATGTTTTTTTATTTGTATTACGAAAGAATCATCTTCGCAGAAGAATATTTCCTTCGTGGTAAATTTGCAAAAGGATATTTGGAATGGGCGGACAAAACACCTGCCTTCATCCCTCGTTTGTCTGGTTATAAAAAACCAAATTTAGATTTTTCTTTCCGCAATATTTGGAAACGAGAATATCCAAGTTTGTTTGGAATCATTGTTGTATTTACAGTTTTTGATTTGATCCAAGTTTATTTCCAAGAGCCTACACTTCGTGCGGTAGACATCACTGGAATTTGGAAACCATTCCATACATGGTTTTTTGGATTTGGACTTATTTTTTATGTTGTCACACGTCTTATCGTAAAGACCACCAAACTTCTCGAAGTCGAAGGTAGATAG